One window from the genome of Bdellovibrio sp. NC01 encodes:
- a CDS encoding class I adenylate-forming enzyme family protein, translated as MTPNMELDWLKRWNLYSPGKIAIKDGETGQELSYAKLYELANRGANYLRGQFGISKGDRVAVLATNELEYVTLFFALQRLGAIMVPVNFRLTQREVDHIITDSAPKLVIHQEVFGSIIENLPVAVRAERLLLQGANSFAENILKASAEVYPFVPEELDPAMILYTSGTTGSPKGAVLTHKMIFWNSINTSFRLNVSQNDVTVSFLPFFHTGGWNVLTNPFLHRGAKVVILKKFDADQILALSEKEKATVMFGVPTTMDMMTKSPLFTKCDLSSVRYAIVGGEPMPLELIKVWDAKGIPVRQGYGLTEFGPSVFSLNEEDALRKIGSIGFPNFYVEAKVVDNEGRELGAEQIGELILKGPACMQGYWHNEKATKETIRDGWLYTGDLVRRDAEGYYYVVGRKKEMFISGGENVYPVELEQVLRTCPGILEVAVIGVPDEKWGEVGKAFIVKKEELELNQVMNHCLKNLAKFKIPKHFIFLDALPKGDSGKILKRKLQEYV; from the coding sequence ATGACACCTAATATGGAACTCGATTGGCTAAAAAGATGGAACCTGTATTCACCTGGTAAGATCGCTATCAAAGATGGCGAAACTGGGCAGGAACTGTCATATGCAAAGCTTTACGAGCTGGCTAATCGTGGTGCCAACTATCTTCGCGGGCAATTCGGCATCAGCAAAGGCGATCGCGTTGCGGTGCTAGCAACAAATGAACTTGAGTACGTGACACTGTTCTTTGCATTGCAAAGACTTGGCGCGATCATGGTTCCAGTGAACTTCCGCCTTACTCAACGTGAGGTGGATCACATCATCACGGATTCCGCTCCGAAATTAGTTATTCACCAAGAAGTTTTCGGTTCAATCATCGAAAATCTTCCGGTCGCGGTTCGTGCAGAGCGATTGCTTCTGCAAGGTGCAAACAGCTTTGCAGAAAATATTTTGAAAGCTTCTGCTGAAGTTTATCCGTTTGTCCCTGAAGAGCTTGATCCAGCCATGATTCTGTACACGTCAGGTACAACGGGCTCTCCTAAGGGCGCGGTCCTGACACACAAAATGATTTTCTGGAATTCGATCAATACCTCTTTCCGTTTGAACGTGTCACAGAACGACGTCACAGTCAGTTTCTTGCCGTTCTTCCACACGGGCGGCTGGAATGTTTTAACAAATCCATTCCTTCACCGTGGCGCGAAAGTTGTGATCTTAAAAAAATTCGATGCAGATCAAATTCTTGCTTTGTCTGAAAAAGAAAAAGCGACAGTGATGTTCGGCGTTCCTACGACAATGGATATGATGACGAAATCGCCTTTGTTTACGAAGTGTGATTTGTCGTCTGTTCGTTATGCGATCGTTGGTGGCGAACCGATGCCGCTTGAACTGATCAAAGTTTGGGACGCGAAAGGCATTCCAGTTCGTCAAGGCTACGGCCTGACTGAATTCGGTCCTTCGGTATTTTCTTTAAACGAAGAAGACGCTTTAAGAAAAATTGGTTCGATTGGTTTTCCAAACTTTTATGTCGAAGCGAAAGTTGTCGACAATGAAGGTCGCGAACTGGGCGCTGAACAAATCGGCGAATTGATCTTAAAAGGCCCCGCATGCATGCAAGGTTACTGGCACAACGAAAAAGCCACGAAAGAAACGATTCGTGACGGCTGGTTGTACACAGGCGATCTTGTTCGTCGCGATGCTGAAGGTTATTACTACGTTGTCGGTCGCAAAAAAGAGATGTTCATCTCTGGCGGCGAAAACGTTTACCCGGTTGAGCTTGAACAAGTTTTACGTACTTGCCCAGGCATTTTGGAAGTGGCCGTTATCGGCGTTCCAGATGAAAAATGGGGTGAGGTCGGTAAAGCCTTCATCGTTAAAAAAGAAGAATTGGAATTAAACCAAGTGATGAATCACTGCTTAAAGAATTTGGCGAAGTTCAAAATTCCTAAGCACTTCATTTTCTTAGACGCACTTCCAAAAGGTGACAGCGGAAAAATCTTGAAGCGCAAACTTCAAGAGTACGTATAA